One window of the Shimwellia blattae DSM 4481 = NBRC 105725 genome contains the following:
- the bioD gene encoding dethiobiotin synthase, with amino-acid sequence MFKRFFITGTDTAVGKTVVSRALLQALAASGERVAGYKPVAKGSKMTPEGLRNKDALVLQDSATIELPYSAVNPVALSEEESSVAHSSPINYSLLSEGLAHLSTQADHVLVEGTGGWRSLMNDLRPLSEWVVQEQLPVMLVVGIQEGCINHAILTAQAIANDGLPLIGWVANRINPGLAHYAEIIDVLSKKIPAPLIGELPYLPRAEQRELSQYIDTGRLRHVLAAG; translated from the coding sequence ATGTTTAAGCGTTTTTTCATCACAGGTACTGATACTGCTGTCGGTAAGACAGTTGTGTCCAGGGCATTGCTACAGGCTCTGGCGGCCAGTGGCGAACGCGTAGCCGGTTATAAACCCGTTGCTAAAGGCAGCAAAATGACCCCGGAAGGTCTGCGTAATAAAGATGCCCTGGTGCTGCAGGACAGCGCCACAATAGAATTACCCTACAGCGCCGTAAACCCGGTCGCCCTGAGCGAAGAAGAGAGCAGCGTCGCCCACAGTAGCCCGATTAACTACAGCCTGTTGTCGGAAGGGCTGGCACACCTCAGCACCCAGGCCGATCATGTGCTGGTGGAAGGCACCGGCGGATGGCGCAGCCTGATGAACGACCTGCGCCCGCTCTCTGAGTGGGTGGTTCAGGAGCAGCTGCCGGTCATGCTGGTGGTGGGGATCCAGGAGGGCTGTATCAACCATGCCATTCTCACAGCCCAGGCCATTGCTAATGACGGCCTGCCGCTTATCGGCTGGGTTGCGAACCGTATTAACCCGGGCCTGGCGCATTATGCTGAAATCATTGATGTGCTGAGTAAAAAAATCCCCGCCCCCCTGATTGGCGAGCTCCCGTATCTGCCCCGGGCGGAGCAGCGAGAGCTGAGCCAGTATATCGACACCGGCCGTCTGCGCCAC
- the mlc gene encoding sugar metabolism global transcriptional regulator Mlc: MVADNQPGHIDQIKQTNAGAVYRLIDQLGPVSRIDLSRLAQLAPASITKIVREMLEAHLVQETEIQEPGSRGRPAVGLIVETQAWHYLAVRILRGEISIALRDLSSALVAEEALPLPEDTAPLCERIVSEIDQFFIRHQKRLERLTAIAITLPGIIDTTRGIVHRMPFYQVENMPLGEVLSRHTGVPVYIQHDISAWTMAESLFGASRGARDVIQVVIDHNVGAGVITDGRLLHAGSSSLVEIGHTQVDPYGKRCYCGNHGCLETIASIDSVLELAQLRLNQSMSSTLHGQALSVDSLCQAACQGDLLARDIIHGVGNHVGRILAIMVNLFNPQTILIGSPLNQAAEILHPAILDCIRRQSLPAYSQKMVVQSTQFSSRGTMGGAALVKDALYNGSLLIPLLQG, encoded by the coding sequence GTGGTTGCTGATAATCAGCCAGGGCATATTGATCAAATCAAACAGACTAACGCCGGGGCGGTCTATCGTCTGATCGATCAGCTTGGCCCGGTCTCTCGTATTGATCTTTCCCGCCTTGCCCAGCTGGCACCGGCCAGTATTACCAAGATCGTGCGCGAAATGCTCGAAGCACACCTGGTTCAGGAAACGGAAATTCAGGAGCCTGGCAGCCGCGGGCGCCCGGCGGTCGGGCTGATTGTTGAAACGCAGGCCTGGCATTACCTTGCCGTGCGCATTCTGCGCGGGGAGATAAGCATCGCGCTGCGCGACTTAAGCAGTGCGCTGGTGGCAGAGGAGGCCCTGCCACTGCCGGAAGATACCGCCCCCCTTTGCGAGCGCATCGTGAGCGAAATCGATCAGTTCTTTATTCGCCATCAGAAGCGCCTTGAACGGCTGACGGCAATAGCCATCACCCTGCCGGGGATTATTGATACCACCCGGGGGATAGTCCACCGGATGCCGTTCTACCAGGTGGAGAATATGCCGCTTGGTGAGGTCCTCAGCAGGCACACCGGGGTGCCGGTCTATATTCAGCATGATATCAGCGCCTGGACGATGGCAGAGTCGCTGTTTGGCGCCTCCCGGGGGGCAAGAGACGTCATCCAGGTGGTGATTGATCATAACGTTGGTGCCGGGGTAATTACCGACGGGCGGCTGTTACACGCAGGCAGCAGCAGCCTGGTGGAGATTGGCCATACCCAGGTGGATCCCTACGGTAAGCGCTGCTACTGCGGTAATCACGGCTGCCTTGAGACCATAGCCAGCATTGACAGTGTGCTGGAGCTTGCCCAGCTGCGCCTCAACCAGTCGATGAGCTCCACACTGCACGGCCAGGCGCTGAGTGTCGACTCCCTGTGCCAGGCCGCATGCCAGGGGGATTTACTGGCCCGGGATATTATTCATGGTGTCGGGAATCACGTGGGGCGTATCCTGGCGATTATGGTTAACCTGTTTAACCCGCAAACCATACTGATAGGCTCGCCGCTGAATCAGGCTGCGGAGATCCTGCACCCGGCGATTCTGGACTGTATTCGCCGCCAGTCACTTCCGGCCTACAGCCAGAAAATGGTGGTGCAGAGTACGCAGTTTTCCAGCCGGGGCACCATGGGGGGCGCGGCCCTGGTTAAAGACGCCCTTTACAATGGCTCATTGCTGATCCCGCTGCTGCAGGGATAA
- a CDS encoding LysR family transcriptional regulator: MNIELRHLRYFVAVAEELHFGRAALRLNISQPPLSQQIQVLEQQIHARLLARTNRSVSLTPAGEQFLADARQILSMVDNAAARAARLHQGETGELRLGFTSSAPFIKSVSDTLSAFRQHYPDVHIQTREVNTRAQIGPLNDGELDIGLLRNTRLPDSLAWMPILHEPLLAMVHRSHPLAERRRISLRELAGEPFVFFDPHVGTGLYDDILGLLHRYGVALKVTQEVGEAMTIIGLVAAGLGVSILPASFRRVQLSDMVWLPLEEEDAISEMWLVWSKHHERGAATERFISMLSAAAGITKHAESRG; encoded by the coding sequence ATGAATATCGAGCTGCGCCACCTGCGTTATTTTGTTGCCGTTGCCGAAGAGCTGCACTTTGGCCGCGCCGCCCTGCGGCTGAATATCTCCCAGCCGCCCCTCAGCCAGCAGATCCAGGTGCTGGAGCAGCAAATTCACGCCCGCCTGCTGGCGCGGACTAACCGCAGCGTCAGCCTGACACCCGCCGGGGAGCAGTTTCTGGCGGATGCGCGCCAGATCCTGAGCATGGTCGATAATGCCGCCGCCCGCGCCGCCAGGTTGCACCAGGGGGAGACCGGCGAGTTGCGCCTGGGGTTTACGTCGTCTGCGCCGTTTATTAAATCCGTATCGGATACGCTTTCTGCGTTTCGCCAGCACTATCCGGATGTCCATATCCAGACGCGGGAGGTAAATACCCGTGCCCAGATAGGCCCGTTAAATGATGGCGAACTGGATATCGGCCTGTTGCGCAATACCCGGCTGCCGGATTCCCTGGCGTGGATGCCGATCCTGCACGAGCCCTTGCTGGCGATGGTGCACCGCAGCCACCCCCTGGCGGAGCGGCGGCGTATTTCACTGCGGGAGCTGGCCGGTGAGCCTTTTGTCTTCTTTGATCCCCACGTAGGGACCGGGCTGTATGACGATATCCTCGGGTTGTTGCACCGCTACGGGGTGGCGCTGAAAGTCACCCAGGAGGTAGGAGAGGCGATGACAATCATCGGCCTGGTGGCCGCCGGGCTGGGGGTGTCTATTTTACCGGCCTCTTTCCGGCGGGTGCAGCTAAGCGACATGGTCTGGCTGCCTCTGGAAGAGGAAGACGCCATTTCAGAAATGTGGCTGGTGTGGTCAAAACACCACGAGCGGGGCGCCGCAACGGAGCGCTTTATCAGTATGTTGTCTGCGGCCGCAGGGATAACAAAACATGCGGAAAGTCGTGGTTAA
- a CDS encoding MFS transporter: MSRTITDIPAPVQDADALTPTRQPDDYIRRGTPRFMRVTLALFSAGLATFALLYCVQPILPVLSHEFGISPAGSSISLSIATATLAVGLLFTGPLSDAIGRKPVMVTALLLASCCTLLSTMMTSWHGILLMRALTGLSLSGVAAVGMTYLSEEIHPSFVAFSMGLYISGNSIGGMSGRLLSGVITDLFSWRIAVAAIGCFALASALMFWKILPPSRHFRPSSLRPHNLLINMHLHFRDQGLPLLFIEGFLLMGSFVTLFNYIGYRLMQGPWYLSQAIVGLLSVAYLTGTWSSPKAGQMTARYGRGPVMLLFTALMLAGLLLTFFNTLWLIFAGMLLFSAGFFAAHSVASSWIGPRARRAKGQASSLYLFSYYVGSSVAGTLGGVFWHRYGWPGVGGFIAALLVLALLTGSRLHRRLH, from the coding sequence TTGAGCCGCACAATAACCGACATACCTGCGCCGGTGCAGGATGCCGACGCCCTGACCCCCACTCGCCAGCCGGATGACTATATCAGGCGCGGCACTCCCCGGTTTATGCGCGTGACGCTGGCGCTGTTCTCCGCCGGGCTTGCCACCTTTGCCCTGCTCTATTGTGTTCAGCCGATACTGCCGGTGCTCTCGCATGAGTTTGGTATCTCCCCGGCCGGCAGCAGTATCTCCCTGTCGATAGCCACCGCCACGCTGGCCGTGGGGCTGCTGTTTACCGGCCCGTTGTCAGATGCCATTGGCCGTAAACCGGTCATGGTCACCGCGCTGCTGCTGGCCTCCTGCTGCACGCTGCTGTCAACCATGATGACCAGCTGGCACGGGATCCTGCTGATGCGCGCCCTGACGGGGCTCTCGCTGAGCGGGGTGGCGGCGGTGGGCATGACCTACCTGAGCGAGGAGATCCACCCCAGTTTTGTCGCCTTCTCTATGGGGCTGTACATTAGCGGCAACTCTATTGGCGGCATGAGTGGCCGCCTGCTGAGCGGGGTGATAACCGATCTTTTCAGCTGGCGTATCGCGGTGGCTGCCATTGGCTGTTTTGCCCTTGCCTCGGCGCTGATGTTCTGGAAGATCCTGCCGCCCTCGCGCCATTTCCGCCCTTCTTCCCTGCGCCCCCACAACCTACTGATCAATATGCATCTGCATTTCCGGGATCAGGGGCTGCCGCTGCTGTTTATTGAAGGGTTTTTGCTGATGGGCTCCTTTGTCACCCTGTTTAATTACATCGGCTACCGCCTGATGCAGGGGCCCTGGTATCTGAGCCAGGCGATTGTCGGGTTGCTGTCTGTGGCGTACCTCACCGGTACCTGGAGCTCCCCGAAGGCCGGGCAGATGACCGCCAGATATGGCCGGGGGCCGGTGATGTTGCTGTTTACCGCGCTGATGCTGGCTGGCCTGCTGCTAACGTTCTTTAACACTCTGTGGCTGATATTTGCCGGTATGCTGCTGTTTTCTGCGGGCTTCTTTGCCGCTCACTCGGTTGCCAGCAGCTGGATTGGCCCCCGGGCGCGCCGGGCAAAGGGCCAGGCCTCTTCACTGTATCTGTTCAGCTACTATGTGGGCTCCAGCGTGGCCGGGACCCTCGGGGGGGTATTCTGGCATCGTTATGGCTGGCCCGGGGTGGGAGGTTTTATTGCTGCACTGCTGGTGCTGGCACTGCTGACCGGTAGCCGCCTGCACCGTCGTCTTCACTAA
- the asr gene encoding acid resistance repetitive basic protein Asr — translation MKKVLALVIGAAMGLSSAAFAAQTTEAPATSTAAAAPAKAPAAKATHQHHKKAAAKPAAEQKAQAAKKHHKKAAAKPAAQVEQKAQAAKKHHKTPVVSKGEQKAQAAK, via the coding sequence ATGAAAAAAGTATTAGCTCTGGTTATTGGCGCTGCTATGGGTCTGTCTTCTGCCGCTTTCGCTGCGCAAACTACTGAAGCCCCTGCCACCAGCACCGCAGCCGCTGCACCGGCTAAAGCTCCGGCAGCCAAAGCAACCCATCAGCACCATAAAAAAGCAGCCGCCAAACCAGCTGCAGAGCAGAAAGCTCAGGCCGCCAAAAAACACCATAAAAAAGCCGCTGCAAAACCTGCAGCCCAGGTAGAGCAGAAAGCCCAGGCTGCGAAAAAACACCACAAAACCCCGGTCGTCAGCAAAGGTGAGCAAAAAGCTCAGGCGGCTAAATAA
- a CDS encoding trypsin-like serine peptidase produces MRKAIVLLMGSLFLLPAVVHADDGDDAISASDKKTLFFGKDERVQVTHPEASPWDAIGQLETASGNLCTATLITPQVALTAGHCLLMPPGGKPDKPVALRFISRDGLWRYEIHNIDAIAAPGLSRRLKADGGGWIVPPGAAPYDYGIILLRYPPSGITPLPLFSGDKDALTAALKRANRKVTQSGYPEDHLESLYSHQDCLVTGWAQRSVLSHQCDTLPGDSGSPLLLKTDSGWQLIAVQSSAPAAKDRYRADNRAISVTGFRESLAELAPQQ; encoded by the coding sequence ATGCGCAAAGCCATTGTGTTGTTAATGGGTTCACTATTTTTGCTTCCTGCCGTTGTTCATGCCGATGATGGCGATGACGCAATCAGCGCCAGCGATAAAAAAACGCTGTTTTTTGGCAAAGACGAACGGGTGCAGGTCACCCACCCGGAGGCCAGCCCCTGGGATGCTATCGGCCAGCTGGAAACCGCCAGCGGAAATCTGTGTACCGCCACGCTGATAACCCCACAAGTCGCCCTGACCGCAGGCCACTGTCTGCTGATGCCGCCCGGCGGTAAGCCGGATAAACCCGTGGCGCTGCGTTTTATTTCCCGGGACGGTCTCTGGCGCTATGAGATTCATAATATTGATGCTATCGCCGCACCGGGGCTAAGCCGCCGCCTGAAGGCCGACGGTGGCGGCTGGATTGTCCCCCCCGGTGCTGCCCCCTATGATTACGGCATCATTCTGCTGCGCTATCCGCCCTCCGGCATCACCCCGCTGCCCCTGTTCAGTGGCGATAAAGACGCACTCACCGCCGCCCTGAAGCGCGCAAATCGTAAGGTGACCCAGTCCGGTTACCCGGAGGATCATCTGGAAAGCCTGTACAGCCATCAGGATTGTCTGGTCACCGGCTGGGCACAGCGCTCGGTGCTTTCCCACCAGTGCGATACCCTTCCCGGGGACAGCGGCTCGCCGCTGCTGCTGAAAACCGACAGCGGCTGGCAGCTGATTGCGGTACAAAGCTCAGCCCCGGCGGCAAAAGACCGCTACCGGGCCGATAACCGGGCGATATCCGTCACCGGCTTTCGGGAGAGTCTGGCGGAGCTTGCCCCGCAACAGTAA
- the mdtI gene encoding multidrug/spermidine efflux SMR transporter subunit MdtI, translating to MPSFEWIHAAWLALAIVLEIAANILLKYSAGFRRPLYGILSLLAVLGAFSALGQAVKGIELSVAYAVWGGFGIMATVAAGWVLFGQRLNTRGWAGITLLMVAMVMIKLA from the coding sequence ATGCCGTCGTTTGAGTGGATACACGCCGCGTGGCTGGCGCTCGCCATTGTGCTGGAGATTGCCGCGAATATCTTACTGAAATATTCCGCCGGTTTCCGCCGGCCGCTGTACGGGATCCTCTCGCTACTTGCAGTGCTGGGGGCCTTCAGTGCCCTGGGGCAGGCGGTAAAAGGCATTGAGCTTTCCGTGGCTTACGCGGTATGGGGCGGGTTCGGCATTATGGCTACGGTGGCGGCAGGCTGGGTGTTATTCGGCCAGCGCCTTAATACCCGGGGCTGGGCCGGGATAACCCTGCTGATGGTCGCCATGGTGATGATTAAACTGGCCTGA
- the mdtJ gene encoding multidrug/spermidine efflux SMR transporter subunit MdtJ, whose translation MRYWIILAMAITAEITGTLTLKWASLNHHPGGYIFMLVMITMSYILLAFSVKKIALGIAYALWEGIGILFITLFSVTLFNESLSPLKIIGLCTLVAGIMLIKSGTTAEKKTRKGQATARGEAEHAVV comes from the coding sequence GTGCGCTACTGGATTATCCTGGCTATGGCCATTACTGCTGAAATAACCGGCACCCTGACGTTAAAATGGGCGAGTCTTAATCATCATCCCGGCGGTTATATTTTTATGCTGGTTATGATTACCATGTCTTATATATTACTCGCGTTTTCAGTTAAAAAAATTGCACTGGGGATAGCTTATGCCCTCTGGGAGGGGATAGGTATTTTATTTATTACCCTCTTTAGTGTGACGCTGTTTAATGAATCCCTCTCGCCGCTGAAAATTATCGGGCTGTGTACCCTGGTGGCCGGGATCATGCTGATTAAATCCGGCACCACGGCGGAGAAAAAAACCCGGAAAGGGCAGGCGACCGCCCGTGGGGAGGCTGAACATGCCGTCGTTTGA
- a CDS encoding AI-2E family transporter: MSKPVITLNGLKLVIMLGMLVIIFAGIKVAADIIVPFTLALFIAVILEPLVGLIEHCRIPRVLAVTLLTGLFIMLAVVLIAYLGTSLNELARTLPQYRSSLIVPLQAIEPWLRHIGISVSVDELIKYIDPSAAMTTLSGLISQLSNAMFSVFLLLLTVVFMLLEVPQLPAKLQRVMHHPRDGMAAIQRAVNAVSHYLVLKTAISLVTGLVIWIMLAAMGIRFAFVWGLLAFALNYIPNIGSVLAAIFPVMQVLVFHGAYDALMVGLGYLLVNMIFGNILEPRIMGRGLGLSTLVVLLSLIFWGWLMGPVGMLLSVPLTIVVKIALEHTEGGQGIAILLGDKLPDTPAD; the protein is encoded by the coding sequence ATGTCAAAGCCAGTTATTACATTAAACGGACTGAAACTGGTTATCATGCTGGGTATGCTGGTTATCATCTTCGCAGGCATCAAGGTCGCGGCGGATATTATTGTTCCCTTTACCCTGGCGCTGTTTATTGCGGTGATCCTGGAGCCCCTGGTGGGGCTTATCGAACACTGCCGGATCCCCCGGGTACTGGCGGTCACCCTGCTGACTGGCCTGTTCATTATGCTGGCGGTGGTTCTGATCGCCTACTTAGGCACCTCGCTCAATGAACTGGCCCGCACCCTGCCCCAGTACCGCTCATCACTGATTGTGCCGCTCCAGGCCATCGAACCCTGGCTGCGGCATATTGGTATTTCTGTCTCTGTTGATGAGTTAATTAAATATATCGATCCCAGCGCCGCCATGACCACGCTCAGCGGGCTTATCAGCCAGCTTTCCAACGCCATGTTCTCCGTCTTTCTGCTCCTGCTGACTGTGGTATTTATGCTGCTGGAGGTGCCGCAACTCCCGGCTAAGTTACAGAGGGTGATGCACCACCCGCGGGACGGTATGGCGGCGATTCAGCGGGCGGTTAACGCGGTTTCCCATTATCTGGTGCTGAAGACCGCCATCAGCCTGGTGACTGGTCTGGTTATCTGGATCATGCTGGCGGCGATGGGGATCCGCTTTGCGTTTGTCTGGGGGCTGCTGGCGTTTGCGCTTAACTATATCCCCAATATTGGCTCTGTACTGGCGGCCATTTTCCCGGTCATGCAGGTGCTGGTGTTTCACGGGGCCTATGATGCGCTGATGGTGGGCCTCGGGTATCTGCTGGTCAATATGATTTTCGGCAATATTCTGGAGCCCCGGATCATGGGCCGGGGGCTGGGGCTTTCAACCCTGGTGGTGTTACTGTCGCTGATTTTCTGGGGCTGGCTGATGGGGCCGGTGGGGATGCTGTTGTCCGTTCCCCTGACGATTGTGGTAAAAATCGCCCTGGAGCACACCGAAGGCGGCCAGGGCATTGCCATACTGCTGGGGGATAAACTGCCGGACACCCCGGCAGACTGA
- the smrA gene encoding DNA endonuclease SmrA, whose product MNAEEKDIFLAAVGDVKPLNRGADVRWDPQPKRRAAPKTDTTQLDNFLTRGFLDIIPLGEPLEYYLQGVQPGVRDKLRLGKYRQQASLNLLRQPVEQCRQQLFTFMRQAIREGLRNVLIVHGRGRENEAHANIVRSYLARWLQEFDEVQAYCQAAAHQGGSGACCVMLKKSPLTRIDNRERHQARRSG is encoded by the coding sequence ATGAATGCCGAGGAAAAAGATATCTTCCTGGCCGCCGTTGGCGATGTTAAACCCCTGAACCGCGGGGCGGATGTTCGCTGGGACCCTCAGCCAAAGCGCCGCGCGGCGCCGAAAACCGATACCACCCAACTGGATAATTTTCTGACCCGGGGATTTCTGGACATCATCCCCCTGGGGGAGCCGCTGGAATATTACCTGCAGGGGGTTCAGCCCGGTGTGCGTGATAAGCTGCGCCTCGGAAAGTACCGCCAGCAGGCCAGTCTGAATCTGCTGCGCCAGCCCGTGGAGCAGTGCCGCCAGCAGCTGTTCACGTTTATGCGCCAGGCCATCAGAGAGGGGCTGCGTAATGTGCTGATAGTCCACGGCCGGGGCCGGGAGAATGAGGCCCACGCCAATATTGTGCGCAGCTATCTGGCCCGCTGGCTGCAGGAGTTTGACGAGGTGCAGGCCTATTGCCAGGCGGCGGCGCATCAGGGGGGATCGGGAGCATGCTGTGTGATGCTGAAAAAATCACCCCTGACCCGCATAGATAACCGCGAGCGCCACCAGGCCCGGCGCAGCGGTTAG
- the ogt gene encoding methylated-DNA--[protein]-cysteine S-methyltransferase, which produces MLILLEDTLPTPLGMLRIITDEQYRLRAIDWEDHDARLDKLLSQHYARTEFRRTASNNPGGMCHKLADYFAGNTAIINDLPTATEGTPFQREVWAALRTIPCGQVMHYGELATRLGRPGAARAVGAANGANPISIVVPCHRVIGSSGTLTGYAGGVQRKEWLLRHEGFLLL; this is translated from the coding sequence ATGCTGATATTACTTGAAGATACCCTCCCGACCCCCCTCGGCATGCTGCGCATCATAACCGATGAGCAGTACCGTTTACGGGCCATAGACTGGGAAGATCACGACGCGCGACTCGATAAGCTGCTCAGCCAGCACTACGCCCGCACCGAGTTTCGCCGCACCGCCAGTAACAACCCGGGCGGTATGTGCCACAAACTGGCCGACTATTTTGCCGGTAATACCGCCATCATTAATGATCTGCCCACCGCCACCGAAGGCACGCCTTTTCAGCGTGAAGTGTGGGCGGCACTGCGCACCATTCCCTGCGGGCAGGTTATGCATTATGGTGAGCTGGCTACCCGGCTGGGCCGCCCGGGTGCTGCGCGGGCCGTGGGCGCGGCCAATGGTGCCAACCCCATCAGCATTGTGGTGCCCTGTCACCGGGTTATCGGCAGTAGCGGCACGCTAACCGGCTACGCAGGGGGCGTTCAGCGTAAAGAGTGGCTATTGCGCCATGAAGGCTTTTTATTACTCTAA
- the fnr gene encoding fumarate/nitrate reduction transcriptional regulator Fnr — MIPEKRIIRRIQSGGCAIHCQDCSISQLCIPFTLNEHELDQLDNIIERKKPIQKGQTLFKAGDELKSLYAIRSGTIKSYTITEQGDEQITGFHLAGDLVGFDAIGTGHHPSFSQALETSMVCEIPFETLDDLSGKMPNLRQQMMRLMSGEIKGDQDMILLLSKKNAEERLAAFIYNLSRRFAQRGFSPREFRLTMTRGDIGNYLGLTVETISRLLGRFQKNGMLAVKGKYITIENSDSLAQLAGQTRSIA; from the coding sequence ATGATCCCGGAAAAGCGAATTATTCGACGCATACAGTCTGGCGGTTGTGCGATCCATTGCCAGGATTGCAGTATCAGCCAGTTGTGTATCCCCTTCACACTTAATGAGCATGAACTGGATCAGCTCGACAATATCATTGAGCGCAAAAAGCCTATCCAGAAAGGACAGACGCTTTTTAAAGCCGGCGATGAGCTGAAATCTCTCTACGCTATCCGCTCAGGCACCATCAAAAGCTACACCATCACCGAACAGGGCGACGAGCAAATCACCGGTTTCCACCTTGCCGGGGACCTGGTCGGTTTTGATGCTATCGGCACCGGGCACCATCCGAGCTTCTCCCAGGCGCTGGAAACCTCCATGGTGTGTGAAATCCCGTTCGAAACCCTTGATGATCTGTCCGGTAAGATGCCGAACCTGCGCCAGCAGATGATGCGGCTGATGTCCGGCGAAATCAAAGGCGACCAGGATATGATCCTGCTGCTGTCCAAGAAAAATGCCGAAGAGCGCCTGGCGGCGTTTATCTATAACCTGTCGCGGCGTTTCGCGCAGCGCGGTTTCTCTCCCCGGGAGTTCCGCCTGACCATGACCCGTGGCGACATCGGCAACTATCTGGGGCTGACCGTTGAAACCATCAGCCGCCTGCTGGGCCGCTTCCAGAAAAACGGCATGCTGGCCGTAAAAGGCAAATATATCACCATCGAGAACAGCGACTCGCTGGCGCAGTTAGCCGGGCAAACCCGCAGTATCGCCTGA
- the uspE gene encoding universal stress protein UspE, which produces MAKYQNMLVAIEPNQDDQPALRRAVYLYQRIGGKIKAFLPIYDFSYEMTTLLSPDERTAMRKGVIAQRTEWIKEQAKYYIEAGVPIEIKVVWHNRPFEAIINEVKSGNHDLLLKMAHQHDKLEAVIFTPTDWHLLRKCPCPVWMVKDQPWPDSGKALVAVNLASEEPYHDALNKKLVRETLELADHVNHTEVHLVGAYPSTPINIAIELPDFDPSVYNDAIRGQHLLAMKALRQQFGIAEKFTHVEKGLPEEVIPDLAEHLEAGIVVLGTVGRTGISAAFLGNTAEQVIDHLRCDLLAIKPNNNETPDEYDDEDDEEDDD; this is translated from the coding sequence ATGGCTAAATATCAAAATATGCTGGTGGCAATTGAACCCAATCAGGACGATCAGCCTGCCCTGCGCCGCGCGGTGTATTTGTATCAACGGATTGGCGGTAAAATTAAAGCCTTTTTACCGATCTATGATTTTTCCTATGAAATGACGACGCTCCTCTCACCGGACGAGCGTACAGCCATGCGCAAGGGTGTCATTGCCCAGCGGACAGAGTGGATAAAAGAACAGGCGAAATATTATATTGAGGCAGGTGTGCCTATTGAGATCAAAGTGGTCTGGCACAACCGTCCTTTTGAGGCGATCATCAACGAAGTCAAAAGCGGCAACCACGATCTGCTACTGAAAATGGCCCACCAGCACGACAAGCTGGAAGCGGTTATCTTCACCCCGACTGACTGGCACCTGTTGCGCAAATGCCCCTGCCCGGTGTGGATGGTCAAAGACCAGCCCTGGCCGGATTCCGGCAAAGCCCTGGTGGCGGTCAACCTGGCCAGCGAAGAGCCCTACCACGATGCCCTGAACAAAAAACTGGTGCGGGAAACCCTGGAGCTTGCGGATCACGTTAACCATACGGAAGTTCACCTGGTGGGGGCCTACCCCTCAACCCCGATTAACATCGCCATTGAGCTGCCTGATTTTGACCCGTCCGTGTATAACGATGCCATCCGCGGCCAGCACCTGCTGGCAATGAAAGCACTGCGCCAGCAGTTCGGCATAGCGGAAAAATTCACCCATGTGGAAAAAGGGCTGCCTGAAGAGGTTATCCCTGATCTGGCCGAGCATCTGGAAGCCGGTATTGTGGTACTGGGTACAGTTGGCCGTACCGGGATCTCTGCGGCGTTCCTCGGCAATACGGCGGAACAGGTGATCGACCACCTGCGCTGCGATCTGCTGGCCATTAAGCCCAACAACAACGAAAC